The Pirellulales bacterium genomic interval CGTTTCCACGCGCTCCCCCTTCCTTCGTTGCTCTCCACTCATGCCGCGTGTTTTCATCGCCTCGATTGCCCTGGTTGCACTGCTTTCGCTGCTGCGCGCCGACGAGATTGACTCGCTACCCGCGGCCGAGTCCAAGGCCCAAGCGGGCAAACCCGTGGACTTCGCCCATCAGATTGCCCCGCTCTTGAAGGCCCATTGCGGCAAATGCCACATCGGCCGTATGCAAGAGGGAGACTTCTCGATGAACACGCGCGCCTCGCTGCTCAAGTCGAAAGCGGTCGCGCCCGGCAAAAGCGGCGAGAGCGTGTTGATCGCCCGCGTCACGTCGAAAGACCCCGACGAGCAGATGCCGCCGGAAGGAGAGCGGCTCCGGCCTGAAGAAGTCGAATTGCTGCGCCGCTGGATCGACGCGGGAGCCGCCTACGATGAGGGCTTCACCTTTGCTAGCCAGCATAGCACCTCGCTGCCGCTGGCGCTGACCAAGCCGGCAGTACCGCCGCCGAGCAATGACCACGCGCACCCGATCGATCGCATCGTCGAAGCCAATTTCGCTGAAAACAACGTTTCGTTTCCGCCGCCGGTCGATGATGCGACCTTCGCGCGCCGCGTCTATCTCGATCTCATCGGGCTGTTGCCGAAGCCTGCGGAGTTGCAAGCCTTCCTGGCCGATCAATCACCCGACAAGCGCGACCGGCTGATCGACGAATTGCTGTCGCGCGACGTCGATTACGCCGACCATTGGTTCACGTTTTGGTGCGACCTGCTGCGCAACGATTTCACCGGCACCGGCTACATCGACGGCGGCCGCAAGCAAATCACTTCTTGGCTCTACGATGCGCTGCGGAAGAACATGCCGTACAATCAGTTCGTGCGCGAGTTGATCGCCCCATCGCCCGAGTCGGAAGGCTTTATCAAAGGCATCAAGTGGCGCGGCAACGTGAACGCCAGCCAGGTGACCGAGATGCAGTTCTCGCAAAACGTGGCGCAGGTGTTTCTGGGAATCAATCTGAAGTGTGCTTCGTGCCACGACAGCTTTATCAATGAATGGAAACTGGCCGACGCTTACAATCTCGCCGCAGTTACCGCCGATCGGCCGATGGAACTCACCCGCTGCGACGTGCCGCAAGGCAAGACGGCAACGCCGGCGTTCTTGTTTGGCGAACTGGGCGGCATCGACGCCGGCAAGCCGCGAGCCGAGCGGCTGGAACAACTCGCCGGCCTCATCACCGATCCGCGCAACGGTCGACTGCCGCGAACCATGGTCAACCGCCTGTGGCACCGCTTGATGGGCCGCGGGATCGTTCATCCGGTCGATGCAATGGACGGCGACCCTTGGAGCGTCGATCTGCTGGAATATCTCGCGGGCGAACTGGTGACCGACAAGTACGATATGAAGCAATTGCTGCGCCAAATCGCCAAGTCGCAGATCTATCAGGCGAAATGCGTGCCGCCGCCAGACCCCAATCGCAGCGAAGGTCCGGTCTTTCGCGGCCCGATTGCTCGGCGAATGACGGCCGAGCAATTTATCGACGCGGTGTGGCAAATCACTGGCACGACGCCCTCGAAAGCCGCCGCCAGCTTTTCCGGCCGCGGAACGACGCCCGTTCGTTCGTCGCTGGTGGCATCCGATCTGCTGATGCGCTCGCTCGGCCGGCCAAACCGCGATCAGGTCGTCACGACCCGTCCAGAGGATCTGAGCATGCTCGAAGCCCTCGATCTGACCAACGGCCAAATGATGGCCGACTATTTGGCCAAGGGCGTGACCCATTTACAGGATGAAAACCCATCGCGCTCAGCCGATGAGACGGTCGATGCGCTGTACGTTGCCGCTTTAGGCCGTCATCCGAACCAAGACGAATTGGCCACCGGCCGAGAGATTACTGGCAACCCCATGACCGACGACGGACTGGCCGACTTGATGTGGTGCATCTTTGTCTTGCCGGAGTTTCAGTTGGTAAAATAACCCCCATCGGTGCTTGATGGATAACCTCACTCGCCGTGATTTTCTCAAAGCCACCTCTGCCGCGGCGCTAGCAACCGCTGCCATGGGAGAGCCTCGCCTGCTTGCCGCCAGCCAATCGGCTGGTATTGTGCATCCTCAGGCCAAGGCCGATACCCTTATTTTGCTGTGGATGGCCGGTGGCATGGCAGCGCCCGATACCTTCGATCCCAAGCGATACGTGCCGTTTGAAAAAGGATTGGAAGTCGAAAAAGTGATGAGCACTTTCCCGGCGATCGACACGGCTGTCGATAACATCAAGATTTGCGAAGGGCTGGAAAATATCGCGAAGGTGATGGACCGCGGCACGTTGATCCGTTCGCACTTCCAGCCCGACTTGGGACACATTCTGCACTCGCGGCATCAATACCATTGGCACACGGGCTATGTGCCGCCGCAAACGGTCGCCGCGCCGCATCTTGGAGCGTGGATTGCAAAGGTGCTCGGCCCGCGGAACGAGGCCATTCCGGCGTTCATCGACGTCGGCCAACGACTTGAGGACATCGGCGAAAAAGAGGAGTTGAAGGCGTTTCACACCGGCGGCTTCTTCGGCAGCGAGTTTGGCCCCTTCCTGTTGCCGTATCCCGATCAGGCAATCGCCGCGGTCCGCCCGCCGAAGGGCATGACTCCGCAGCGATTCGCGGCCCGGCACCATCGCTTCCAGGAATTGGTCAAGGAAAGCCCGTTGGGCCAATATGGAAGCGAATTTCAGCAGGAGTCGATGGTCCGTTCGATGGAAAACGCCCATCGCTTGCTCAGTTCGTCCGAGGCCAAGGCTTTCGATCTATCGTTGGAGCCAAAGGAAAGCTACGAGAAATATAACACCGGCCGCTTCGGCCTTGGCTGCCTGCTG includes:
- a CDS encoding PSD1 domain-containing protein, producing the protein MPRVFIASIALVALLSLLRADEIDSLPAAESKAQAGKPVDFAHQIAPLLKAHCGKCHIGRMQEGDFSMNTRASLLKSKAVAPGKSGESVLIARVTSKDPDEQMPPEGERLRPEEVELLRRWIDAGAAYDEGFTFASQHSTSLPLALTKPAVPPPSNDHAHPIDRIVEANFAENNVSFPPPVDDATFARRVYLDLIGLLPKPAELQAFLADQSPDKRDRLIDELLSRDVDYADHWFTFWCDLLRNDFTGTGYIDGGRKQITSWLYDALRKNMPYNQFVRELIAPSPESEGFIKGIKWRGNVNASQVTEMQFSQNVAQVFLGINLKCASCHDSFINEWKLADAYNLAAVTADRPMELTRCDVPQGKTATPAFLFGELGGIDAGKPRAERLEQLAGLITDPRNGRLPRTMVNRLWHRLMGRGIVHPVDAMDGDPWSVDLLEYLAGELVTDKYDMKQLLRQIAKSQIYQAKCVPPPDPNRSEGPVFRGPIARRMTAEQFIDAVWQITGTTPSKAAASFSGRGTTPVRSSLVASDLLMRSLGRPNRDQVVTTRPEDLSMLEALDLTNGQMMADYLAKGVTHLQDENPSRSADETVDALYVAALGRHPNQDELATGREITGNPMTDDGLADLMWCIFVLPEFQLVK
- a CDS encoding DUF1501 domain-containing protein — encoded protein: MDNLTRRDFLKATSAAALATAAMGEPRLLAASQSAGIVHPQAKADTLILLWMAGGMAAPDTFDPKRYVPFEKGLEVEKVMSTFPAIDTAVDNIKICEGLENIAKVMDRGTLIRSHFQPDLGHILHSRHQYHWHTGYVPPQTVAAPHLGAWIAKVLGPRNEAIPAFIDVGQRLEDIGEKEELKAFHTGGFFGSEFGPFLLPYPDQAIAAVRPPKGMTPQRFAARHHRFQELVKESPLGQYGSEFQQESMVRSMENAHRLLSSSEAKAFDLSLEPKESYEKYNTGRFGLGCLLARRLTEAGARFVEVTTEYIPFIHWDTHENGHTTAKRMKSEIDRPVAQLILDLEQRGLLDRTLVVLASEFSRDMMIEGVPGSSAKDQSRAKTDKLHEMVQYGLHRHFTGSSSVLMFGGGVKRGHLYGETAPERPCMVTKDPIDVTDMHATIFTAMGISPKTAFEIEQRPFYATKDGKGKAVMDLFG